A stretch of DNA from Gymnodinialimonas sp. 57CJ19:
AGTACGAGGGCGAAGGGTCGCTGCGCGTGCCCACATGGCCCGTGCGGGGCGTCGTTCTGGTGATGTCGGGCTTCGTCGCCTTGGCGTATCTGCAAATGATCGTGCTCGACTGGATGGGCAAGCTGGAAAACGAAATTGAAGCGCCGGGAGCGATGGCTCCGGCACACGTGGATTGAGGGGAGAGCCGTAATGGGAGGTGATATCGTCCTGTGGATGCTGGGTCTCTTGATCCTGTTGATCTTGCTGGGCACGCATATTGGCGTGGCCTTGGCCGTCTGTTCGGGCCTTGGTGTCTATCTGATGCTGGGCAGCTTCGAGGCCGCAATCTCGATCCTTGGCAACACGGCCTACGAGGCGATCCGAAAGGACGTTTTCGTGGTGATCCCGCTGTTTGTCTTGATGGGAGATTTCATATCTAGGTCCGGGGCGGCGGGGGATTTGTACCGCATCTGCGACCGTAGCCTCAAGCGTCTGCCGGGACGTCTGGCCATTGCGACCATTGCCGGGAACACGGTTTTTGCGGCTGTAACGGGCGTGTCCATTGCCGCCGCTGCCGCCTTTTCGCGCATCGCTTATCCCGAGATGAAAAAGGCAGGCTACAAACGCACCTTCGCGTTGGGGGCCGTGGCCGGTTCGGCCTGTCTGGGGATGTTGATCCCGCCGTCGGTCTTGTTGATCGTCTGGGCGATCCTGACGGAATTGAGCGTCGGGGCCTTGTTCATCGCCGGCGTCATCCCCGGTATCATGCTGGCCCTGATGTTTGCTGCTTTCGTCATCATCTCGGTCGCCCACAAGCCGGAGATCGCCCCGTCGTTCCAAGCGGAACTGGTGCCGCTGACCAAGCAAGAGGTGCGGTCCGAGTTGATCGGCGGCTTGGGCATTCTGGGGCTTATCATGTTGGTGATCGGCGGCATCTGGAAGGGGTTCTTCACCCCGACCGAAGCGGCAGGATTTGGCGCGATTGGCGCGTTCATCATTGGCCTGATCAAAGGCATGCGCGGCAAGGAAATCCTGGAGGCAATCTATCAGGCGGGCCGCACGACGGCGCCGATCATGTTCCTGCTGATCACCGCCCAGATGTATTCGCGGCTTCTGGCGATTGGCGGCGCGGTGCCGTTCATTCAGGGGTTGTTCTTCAACCTTGGGGCCGAGCCGTGGATGATCATCGGATTGATGATGCTGATCTGGATCGTGCTTGGCATGCTGGTCGATTCCGTGTCGATCATCCTTTTGACGGTGCCGATCTTCTCTCCCATTGCGGTGGTGCTGGGGATTGACCCGGTGGCCTTCGCGATCTTCGGCATCCTGGTGATCGAGGCGGGCCTTCTGACGCCCCCGTTCGGATTGCTTGTCTACACGGTCAAAGGCGCAGTGCCGGACCCCTCCGTCACGTTGGGAGAGATCTTTCTGGGCTCTACGCCCTATTTCATCCTGATCCTGTTGGCGGCGTTGATTGTGTTGTTCATCCCCAGCCTTGCCACCTGGCTGCCGGAAGTCATGTTCGGACGATAGCCGCCCTGGGCGTTTGATCCCTGCTTAAAAGCCCCGCCAACACCGCGGGGCTTTTGCAAATTGGGTGCCCGAAGTCGGGCTATCAACTTTTCTAATGGAAGCGGCGATTCCTTTTGATTTTCCCTACAGGCGCTGCGGCACATATCCTGAACCTGTAACTGGAAGCGGAGACTGCACCATGGACCTTGGGTTCTTCACGATGCCAATTCACCCCATCGACAAGGACTGGCGCAAATGCCTGGCCGAAGATCGGGAGGCGTTTTTGCTGGCCGACGAGTTGGGCTTCACCGAGGCCTATGTGGGAGAGCATGTCACCGACAAGGCCGAGCAGATCGTGAGCTGCACGATGTTCATCGCCTCGCTGGCTTCCGCCGTGAAGAACATGCGCCTTGGGACCGGTACGGTGAACCTGCCCAACAGCCACCCCGCCAATGTTGCGGCGCAAGTGGCGATGCTTGACCACATGCTGGATGGACGGTTCAACTTTGGTATCTCTCCCGGTGGTCTGGCCTCGGACGCAGAGGCCTTCGGCAACCTCGACGCGGACCGGCAAGAGATGTTCCTGGAGTGTATCAACACGGTTCTGAAGATCTGGGAAAGCGACGCGCCCTATAACATCGAAGGCAAGTATTGGAACGTCTCGACGGAGCGGACCGCGATGACTGAAATTGGCCAGGGCATCATGCCCAAGCCTTTGCAAAACGACCCGCATCCGCCCATCGTCGTGACCGCCGTTGCCCCCTTCTCCAAGGGCGTGACAGAGGCCGCCGCGCGGGGGTGGGACCCGATCTCGGCTAACTTCCTGATGCCCCAATGGGTCGCGTCCCATTGGCCGAAATATAAAGAGGGCTGCGAACGCGTAGGCCGCACCGCGGACATGGCGAACTGGCGGGTGGCAAAGTCGGTCTTCGTGGCCGACGATATGGACACGGCGCGGGCCTATGCAACCGATCCCAACAGCCCCTATCGCTTCTATTACAGCCAGTTGTTCACCAAACTGAAAAAACACGGGCGCATTAATCTGTTCAAGGAACACCGCGATCAGCCCGATGACGAGGTGACGTTGGACCACGTTTGCGAACGGTTGATTATCTGGGGCACGCCCGACAAAGTGGCTGATGAATTGCTATCGTTCCGAGAGGAGACCGGCCAATTCGGCACGCTTTTGGTGGCGGGCAAGGATTGGGCCGACGTAGAACTGTCGCGTCGCAATATGGTGCTTCTGGCTGAGCGGGTGAAACCGGCCGTCGATGCGGCAGAGGCAAAAGCCACAGTAAGGGGCGTATGATGGCGGATCGCAGCAACCGGATTGATCTGGGCACCCACGCGCTCAACACGCGCATGGATGGGCGGGGGGAGGAATGGATTATCCTTTCCAACTCCCTCGGGGCGGACCTGACCATGTGGGACGAACAGATTGAGGTTTTGACCACGAAATATCACGTCCTACGCTACGACACGCGCGGCCATGGGGGCAGTGACACCGTGGGGGCAACAACATTCGCGGACCTCAACAGCGACGTTATCGCCCTGATGGATGCGCTGGAGATCGAGACCGCCGCCTTCATGGGGCTTTCCATGGGCGGCATGACGGGCATGGGATTGGCGGTGGATCACGCCGACAGGATCACCCGCGTTGTCTGCGCCGATGGCCGCGCCGACGCGCCGCCGCCATTCCAAGCCATGTGGGATGGCCGCATCGCTGCCGTAGAGGAAGGGGGCCTGGAGGCGATTGTGGAGGGCACCTTGGCCTCTTGGTTCACCGAGGATTGGCGCAACGCCAACCCCGCGCGTCTGGCTGAAATCCGCGCCATGGTGCTGGCCAATGATCCGCAGGGATATATCGCGTGTTGTCATGCCTTGAAGGGCCTGGATTGCTTGCGGCACCTTCCGCAAGCGAAGGCCCCGATCCTTTATGTGGGCGGCGATAAAGACATGGGCGCGGCCCCTGCGGTGATGCAGGAAATGGCCGATGCAACGCCGGGCGGTGTTTACCACTCGATCCCTGATGCGGCCCATGTGGCCAACATCAATGCCCCCGAGGCGTTCAACGCCGCGATTGCAGAATTCCTGGACCTATAAAGAGACATTCAGGAGGGCGTCGACATTCATCACGCCCTCCAGATGCGCGGCCAAGGCGTCCAGAGTTGTCTCGACCGTGGCGTCATAGCTAACCGTGGCGGCCGTGCCGAATTGCGCCAGCCACGCGCCCCGGAACCGGTCATCGCGGAACATGCCATGCAGATAGCTACCGCTGACCCGCCCGTTGAGGCTGATCGCGCCCTCGGGGTTGCCGTTCACTTGGGCAAAGGGGCGGGCGCAATCGGCGCCCTGGGTGCGCCCGATGTGGATTTCATAGCCATTGAAGAGTGTCTCCGATGGCGCGTGAACCGCCGCCACCTGCGTCAGCCGTTTGTCGCCCGTCATCACGGTTTCCACATCCAACAGCCCAAGGCCGGGGTCAGTGCCTGCTGGCCCCTCGATCCCGTCGGGGTCCGCGATGGATGTGCCAAGCATCTGATATCCGCCGCAAATGCCCAAGACGTGCCCGCCTCGGCGCAGATGCGCGGCAAGGTCCACATCCCATCCCTGCGCCCGCAGATAGGCCAGATCGCCCCGGGTGGATTTGCTGCCGGGGATGATCACCACATCGGCGTCGCCGGGAATGGCCTCTCCCGCCGAAAGCATCGTCAGGCGCACGCCGGGTTCTAGGGCCAGCGGGTCCATATCGTCGAAGTTCGCAATGCGTGACAGGCGCAGGCAGACGATATGCAACCCCTCCGCTTTGGTGCGTGTGGTGATGTCCAGCGCGTCTTCGGCGGGAAGGTTGGCCGCATCGGAAAACCACGGGATCACCCCAAAACCGCGCCATCCGGTGTGCTGTTCTATCAGCCTGTAGCCGTCGTCAAACAGGCGCGGATCGCCGCGAAACTTGTTGACCATGAAGCCACGCACCAGGGCGGCATCCTCGGGCGATATCACCGCCTGCGTGCCCACGATCTGCGCAATAACGCCGCCTCGGTCGATGTCTCCGCAGAGCACCACGGGCGTCTGCGTGGCCCGCGCGAAGCCCATGTTGGCGATGTCTCCGGCGCGCAAGTTCACCTCCGCCGGAGATCCCGCGCCCTCTACGATCACCAGATCATGTTGCGATTTCAGGCGGTTGAAGCTTTCCAGCACGGATTCCAGCAACTGCGGCTTCAGCTTGGCATATTCCCGAGCCCGCGCGGTTGTCAGGCGCTTGCCCTGCACGACCACCTGGCTTCCTGTCT
This window harbors:
- a CDS encoding TRAP transporter large permease, which produces MGGDIVLWMLGLLILLILLGTHIGVALAVCSGLGVYLMLGSFEAAISILGNTAYEAIRKDVFVVIPLFVLMGDFISRSGAAGDLYRICDRSLKRLPGRLAIATIAGNTVFAAVTGVSIAAAAAFSRIAYPEMKKAGYKRTFALGAVAGSACLGMLIPPSVLLIVWAILTELSVGALFIAGVIPGIMLALMFAAFVIISVAHKPEIAPSFQAELVPLTKQEVRSELIGGLGILGLIMLVIGGIWKGFFTPTEAAGFGAIGAFIIGLIKGMRGKEILEAIYQAGRTTAPIMFLLITAQMYSRLLAIGGAVPFIQGLFFNLGAEPWMIIGLMMLIWIVLGMLVDSVSIILLTVPIFSPIAVVLGIDPVAFAIFGILVIEAGLLTPPFGLLVYTVKGAVPDPSVTLGEIFLGSTPYFILILLAALIVLFIPSLATWLPEVMFGR
- a CDS encoding LLM class flavin-dependent oxidoreductase, yielding MDLGFFTMPIHPIDKDWRKCLAEDREAFLLADELGFTEAYVGEHVTDKAEQIVSCTMFIASLASAVKNMRLGTGTVNLPNSHPANVAAQVAMLDHMLDGRFNFGISPGGLASDAEAFGNLDADRQEMFLECINTVLKIWESDAPYNIEGKYWNVSTERTAMTEIGQGIMPKPLQNDPHPPIVVTAVAPFSKGVTEAAARGWDPISANFLMPQWVASHWPKYKEGCERVGRTADMANWRVAKSVFVADDMDTARAYATDPNSPYRFYYSQLFTKLKKHGRINLFKEHRDQPDDEVTLDHVCERLIIWGTPDKVADELLSFREETGQFGTLLVAGKDWADVELSRRNMVLLAERVKPAVDAAEAKATVRGV
- the pcaD gene encoding 3-oxoadipate enol-lactonase, coding for MADRSNRIDLGTHALNTRMDGRGEEWIILSNSLGADLTMWDEQIEVLTTKYHVLRYDTRGHGGSDTVGATTFADLNSDVIALMDALEIETAAFMGLSMGGMTGMGLAVDHADRITRVVCADGRADAPPPFQAMWDGRIAAVEEGGLEAIVEGTLASWFTEDWRNANPARLAEIRAMVLANDPQGYIACCHALKGLDCLRHLPQAKAPILYVGGDKDMGAAPAVMQEMADATPGGVYHSIPDAAHVANINAPEAFNAAIAEFLDL
- a CDS encoding cobyric acid synthase, which produces MSRAVMIQGTGSNVGKSMLVAGLCRIARARGLSVAPFKPQNMSNNAAVTADGGEIGRAQALQALACGLAPHTDMNPVLLKPESETGSQVVVQGKRLTTARAREYAKLKPQLLESVLESFNRLKSQHDLVIVEGAGSPAEVNLRAGDIANMGFARATQTPVVLCGDIDRGGVIAQIVGTQAVISPEDAALVRGFMVNKFRGDPRLFDDGYRLIEQHTGWRGFGVIPWFSDAANLPAEDALDITTRTKAEGLHIVCLRLSRIANFDDMDPLALEPGVRLTMLSAGEAIPGDADVVIIPGSKSTRGDLAYLRAQGWDVDLAAHLRRGGHVLGICGGYQMLGTSIADPDGIEGPAGTDPGLGLLDVETVMTGDKRLTQVAAVHAPSETLFNGYEIHIGRTQGADCARPFAQVNGNPEGAISLNGRVSGSYLHGMFRDDRFRGAWLAQFGTAATVSYDATVETTLDALAAHLEGVMNVDALLNVSL